A section of the Ammospiza nelsoni isolate bAmmNel1 chromosome W, bAmmNel1.pri, whole genome shotgun sequence genome encodes:
- the LOC132086212 gene encoding uncharacterized protein LOC132086212, whose product MMEKNSRPVELARASWTLSKGTVHFSIPDEPALRSLWLFVWQTHALPEEIQFSPSEEKIIALWKHWCREDGFFLSKTDIYEFFRWAKLFGFFADVLYALDVFVWECMDSIIQCVYLEGRVLPSIYPAFIKLFPVLKRRAACFQWISNCYGQAPFPPPLAEDPVGDDFGLFSPPCFAAGGAETSRREEVFFTLAPEHAQMECSPFPPSLSPGGWEWPLKPAPASQTPPSETGAAPVSEVSSTALLEPSLQEIPSPPLQEVPPAVSPAFLPPQEPVSEKAEETALPSIDLLLSNSDAPPLLQDPLVPVPCLPPLSEPRDAATVCSRASPPPPQRTPDSAAENGVEPAGPSKQPAADPTLSAVPPPVPAPSPLLPPDVPAAALEAGLSFSGAGAACQLTIVAVRLPAFKLGGLGGGFSGIVPWRPPPLLCPSGEGEGLPKVLPLVPSPVGVVP is encoded by the coding sequence atgatggaaaagaacagcagacctgtggagctggccagagcaagctggactctttcaaaaggtactgttcacttttctatccctgatgaaccagcccttcgtagcttgtggctgtttgtatggcagacccatgccttgccagaagagattcaattctccccttcagaggagaaaataatagccctctggaaacattggtgcagggaagacggtttctttttgtcaaaaacagatatctatgaattctttcgatgggcaaagctttttgggttctttgctgatgtcttatatgccttagatgtttttgtctgggagtgcatggactcgattatccagtgcgtctacctggagggacgcgtgttgccttccatctacccagcatttataaagcttttccctgtcctgaaacgcagagcagcttgttttcaatggatctctaattgttatggccaagctccgtttccaccacccttggcagaagaccccgTGGGTGACgactttgggcttttttcccccccctgcttcgcggcggggggggctgaaacttcgcggcgcgaagaagttttttttactcttgctccggagcatgctcagatggagtgttctcctttccccccttctctctctccggggggatgggagtggccgctcaagccagcgccggcctctcagactccgccttcagaaacgggggcggcaccggtctccgaggtttcctccacggccctgctagagccgtcactccaggagatcccgtctccgcctctccaggaggtcccgcccgcggtttcaCCGGCCTTCCTGCCCCCGcaagagcctgtgtcggagaaggcagaagagacagcacttccgtcgattgacctgttgctaagcaacagcgacgctCCGCCGCTTCTCCAGGATCCGCTGGTGCCCGTGCCGTGTCTGCCGccgctttcagagccaagggacgcAGCAACAGTGTGTTCCCGCGCGTCCCCGCCACCTCCGCAGCGGACCCCAgactcagcagcagaaaacggagttgaacctgcgggaccctcgaagcagcccgcggctgatcccacgctcagcgcggttccccccccggttccggctccgtccccgctgcttccaccggacgtcccagcagccgccctggaggctggtctctccttcagtggagcaggggctgcctgccAGCTCACTATTGTggcagtccggctgccggctttcaagctcggcggtttggggggtggtttttcggggattgtcccatggaggccgccgcctctcttgtgccctagcggtGAGGGGGAGGGGCTcccgaaagttttgcctttggtccccagcccagtgggggtggtgccgtga